One window from the genome of Acanthochromis polyacanthus isolate Apoly-LR-REF ecotype Palm Island chromosome 21, KAUST_Apoly_ChrSc, whole genome shotgun sequence encodes:
- the bcat2 gene encoding branched-chain-amino-acid aminotransferase, mitochondrial produces the protein MAALRTALQGRLVPALPFSFGSLRLASSFKAADLVIERSTAGKPKPEPSSLVFGKQFSDHMLTINWSEKEGWEAPQIKPFQNLSLHPASSALHYSIELFEGMKAFRGVDNHIRLFRPMLNMERMHRTTERSCLPLFDKAELLECIRKLVEVDQEWVPYSQDASLYIRPTFIGTEPSLGVSRAGKAMIFVIVSPVGPYFATGSFNPVSLLADPAFVRAWKGGVGEYKMGGNYGPTIAVQNEAMKRGCQQVLWLYGEEEMITEVGTMNLFVYWTNEKGERELVTPPLDGLILPGVTRQSLLDLARGWGEFKVTERTMDMEELLGALNAARILEVFGAGTACVVCPVGSLLYKGKTYQIPTMQNGPDLAKRFYKELTDIQYGRKQSEWAPLVV, from the exons GCAGCAGATCTGGTCATCGAACGCAGCACGGCAGGCAAGCCGAAGCCCGAGCCGTCCAGCTTGGTGTTCGGCAAGCAGTTCTCCGACCACATGTTGACCATCAACTGGTCGGAGAAGGAAGGCTGGGAGGCTCCTCAGATCAAACCTTTCCAGAACCTGTCGCTGCACCCGGCCAGCTCCGCACTGCACTACTCCATAGAG CTGTTTGAGGGCATGAAGGCGTTCCGTGGAGTCGACAACCACATCCGTCTGTTCAGACCGATGCTGAACATGGAGAGGATGCATCGCACCACTGAGAGAAGCTGCCTCCCC CTCTTTGATAAAGCCGAGCTGCTGGAGTGCATCAGAAAGCTGGTGGAGGTGGACCAGGAGTGGGTCCCCTACTCTCAGGACGCCAGCCTCTACATCAGACCCACCTTCATCGGTACCGAG CCGTCTCTCGGCGTCTCTCGGGCAGGAAAGGCTATGATCTTTGTCATCGTCAGTCCAGTGGGACCGTACTTCGCCACAGGATCTTTCAACCCAGTTTCCCTGCTGGCAGATCCGGCCTTCGTCAGAGCCTGGAAGGGAGGAGTCGGAGAATACAAGATGGGAGG TAACTACGGTCCTACAATAGCAGTACAGAACGAGGCGATGAAACGAGGCTGCCAGCAGGTTCTGTGGCTTTATGGAGAAGAGGAGATGATCACCGAGGTGGGCACCATGAACCTCTTCGTCTACTGGACCAATGAGAAAGGAG aaaGAGAACTGGTGACTCCTCCTCTGGACGGCCTTATTCTACCAGGAGTCACCAGGCAGTCTCTGCTGGACCTGGCCCGAGGATGG GGTGAGTTTAAGGTCACGGAGCGTACTATGGACATGGAGGAGCTGCTCGGTGCTCTGAATGCTGCGAGAATCCTGGAGGTGTTTGGAGCAGGGACGGCTTGTGTCGTCTGTCCCGTCGGCAGCCTCCTCTACAAAGGAAAG ACGTACCAGATCCCCACCATGCAGAACGGTCCGGACCTGGCAAAGAGGTTCTACAAAGAGCTTACTGACATTCAG TATGGACGAAAACAAAGCGAGTGGGCGCCGCTGGTTGTTTAA